A genomic stretch from Gemmatimonadaceae bacterium includes:
- the glmM gene encoding phosphoglucosamine mutase — translation MAFEGLMVSVSGVRGRVGAGLTPEVVATFAAAFGAWASRNGVRTIVVGRDSRVSGPMFTRIVHGALQSVGCTVIDIGMVPTPTIQLAVEYHHAAGGLGITASHNPIEWNALKFIGPSGLFLSASEGSDMRALMDAGVPRATWDRLGDVVGDPDAVRRHIDQVLALPYLDVAGIRARGFRVALDCCHGAGAVIMPELLTALGCEVFAMGMTPDGVFPRPPEPVAENLGELATLVRNVGADVGFATDPDVDRLALVLDDGQAPGEDYTLAFAARTVLKHRPGPVVTNLSTSKVVADVAAEAGVPFHFAKVGEVNVAMAMRDLGATIGGEGNGGVILPELHLGRDAPVGAALLLQLMLEEGRPLSHLRADKPRYVIVKDKLDRPNVQLDAVYAALRAAFPDAVADTQDGLRLDWADRWVHLRPSGTEPIVRVIAEAPAEADARQLIAQARKPLADLAAGT, via the coding sequence ATGGCATTTGAAGGGCTGATGGTGAGTGTGTCCGGCGTGCGCGGCCGGGTTGGCGCGGGGCTTACCCCGGAGGTCGTGGCGACATTCGCTGCGGCGTTCGGCGCGTGGGCGTCGCGCAATGGCGTGCGCACGATTGTCGTCGGTCGTGACAGCCGCGTGTCCGGCCCGATGTTCACGCGCATTGTTCACGGCGCGCTGCAGTCTGTCGGTTGCACGGTGATTGACATCGGCATGGTGCCGACGCCCACGATTCAGCTTGCCGTGGAATATCATCACGCCGCGGGCGGCCTCGGCATCACGGCCAGCCACAATCCGATCGAGTGGAACGCCCTCAAGTTCATCGGTCCATCCGGCCTGTTCCTTTCCGCGTCCGAAGGCAGCGACATGCGCGCGCTCATGGACGCCGGCGTGCCTCGCGCCACGTGGGATCGGCTTGGCGACGTTGTCGGTGATCCGGACGCCGTTCGTCGACACATCGATCAAGTGCTTGCGCTGCCCTATCTCGACGTGGCCGGAATTCGGGCGCGCGGTTTTCGCGTGGCCCTGGACTGCTGTCATGGCGCCGGTGCGGTGATCATGCCCGAGTTGCTCACCGCGTTGGGCTGCGAAGTCTTCGCCATGGGCATGACGCCGGACGGTGTCTTTCCTCGACCGCCTGAACCGGTCGCGGAGAACCTTGGCGAGCTGGCGACCCTGGTGCGGAACGTCGGGGCCGACGTGGGATTTGCCACCGATCCTGATGTGGATCGATTGGCCCTCGTGCTCGATGATGGGCAGGCGCCGGGCGAGGACTACACGCTCGCGTTCGCGGCCCGCACGGTGTTGAAGCATCGACCGGGGCCGGTCGTCACGAACCTGTCCACCAGCAAGGTGGTCGCTGATGTGGCGGCGGAAGCGGGCGTTCCGTTCCACTTTGCCAAGGTGGGTGAGGTCAACGTGGCGATGGCCATGCGTGATCTTGGCGCGACAATCGGGGGCGAGGGAAACGGCGGCGTGATCCTTCCGGAATTGCATCTGGGTCGTGATGCGCCGGTGGGTGCTGCACTGCTGCTGCAACTGATGCTCGAAGAAGGTCGCCCGCTGTCGCACCTGCGGGCGGACAAGCCGCGCTATGTGATCGTGAAGGACAAACTCGACCGTCCGAACGTTCAACTCGACGCGGTGTATGCCGCGTTGCGTGCCGCGTTCCCCGACGCGGTCGCAGATACGCAGGATGGCCTTCGGCTGGATTGGGCCGATCGCTGGGTGCATCTCCGCCCCTCGGGGACGGAGCCGATTGTTCGTGTGATTGCCGAGGCGCCTGCGGAAGCGGATGCCCGACAGCTCATTGCCCAGGCGCGCAAGCCGTTGGCCGATCTGGCCGCGGGCACCTGA